DNA from Paraburkholderia sp. ZP32-5:
TTATAGACCTTTTTCAGCGCTGCGGAAATATCGCGCATGACGCCCTGAAAAAGCTGCGACATATGATTGATCGAGCGGTCGGTGTAGACCACTGAATATTCGAGGAGCCCCTCGCGATCGACATCGGGAAGTAAGCCTGGCACAGTCGCCTCCGGTAAGGATGAACAATGCGGGAGGCTTTCGCGATTTCATATCGGTGCCAATATGCAAATCCGCCCTTCCTCCGCGAAAGCAGATTCTAACGAAAGGCGACAGCAGTCGCATATTGCCGTTCTGTTGTGCGCAGCAGCAATTCTCGCGTCGTCGAAGTGCGTGAAGCGTGAGCGAAGCAAGCGTGTGCCTATGTTTGCGATTGTTTTGCGATTGCGGTTTGCAGCGGGTGTTGTTCCGCGCACGCGGGTGCTGCATCAGCGATCGTCGCTGCCGGATACAGGCGTCGGCAACGCTCGCCCGTCGAAACACGCGCTGAGATTCGCGACGATACCGTCCACATAAGCCTCTTCCGCGCGCGGCGAAAGCCCGGCCACGTGAGGCGACAGCACGAGATTCGGTGCGTCGAGCAAGCGTTGCGGCACCGCCGGCTCTTCGGCATACACATCGAGCGCGGCACCCGCGATCGTGCGTGCGTGAAGCGCTTCTGCAAGCGCCGCCGTATCGACCACGGTGCCGCGCCCGACATTGACCAGATAGCCGTCGGGGCCGAGTGCCCGCAGCACCCGTGCGTCGACAAGGCCATGCGTTGCCGCGCCGCCCGGCGCGCACACGAACAGAAAATCCGCGGCCGCCGCGAGCACGACGGCATCCGGTGCGTAGTCGAATGGCACATCGCCGCGCGGATTGCGGTTGTGATAACTGATCGGCATGTCGAATGCCGCGAGCCGCGTCGCGATCGCCATGCCGATCGCGCCGAGCCCGAGGATGCCCGCACGCCGTCCGCTCAGATCGGGCCACGCATGCCGCAGCGCATTCCATTCGCCGGCGCGCATCGCGCGATCGTTGCTGACGATGCCGCGCACCGCGGCAAACAGCAACGCGATCGCGTGATCGGCAACACTCGCGGTGTTTGCGCCCCGGCCGTGCGTGACCGCGATACCGCGCGCGCGAGCCGCCGCGACGTCGATCGATTCATAGCCGACGCCGATCGCACAGATGATTTCGAGCGCCGGCAGCCGGTCCATCCATTGCGCGCGCCAGCCGGTGGCGACATTGGTGACGACGCCGCGCACCACGGTTCCCCACGTGGCGATCGCATGCTCGCGCCGCGCGGCATCGGGTGCGTAATGTACGTCGAAAGCCGCGGATAGACGCGTGAGACCATGCGCCGGCAGCGCACACGCGACGATGATCGATACCCGCCCCGGTGCCGCCGCGCGCGTCGCCTCGCTCATTCCTTGTAGCTCGTATCGAGCCAGTCGAGCTGACGCAGCATCGCCGGCCATTCGAGCACGCCGTAACGCCGTGTGACGTCCGGCTGCCACTGCGCATTTGCCTTCGCAACGATGTCCGGCGATGGAATCACCAGTTCCGTATTGCACGCCATCGCATCGATCTGCGTCTTGCACGCCAGTTCGAGCCGATACATCGAGTTGAATGCTTCGGCAATCGTCGGGCCGACCGCGAGCAGACCATGATTGCGCAGCACCATCACTTCGGCGTCGCCGAGATCGTCGATCAGGCTTTGCTGTTCGTCGAGATCGATCGATATACCCTGGAACTCGTGATAGGCGACTTTCGCGAAACGCGTGGCGGTTTGCGTCAGCGGCAGCAACCCGCATTTGAGCGCCGACAGCGCCATGCCCGCGCGCGAATGCGTATGGATGATGCACTTCGCGTCGGCGCGTCCGCGATGAATCGCGCCGTGAATCACGAAGCCCGGCCGATTGAATCCGTACGGCAAATCAGGCTTCGAAAGAATATTGCCGTCCAGATCGATCTTCATCAGATTCGACGCGGTGATCTCCGGATACAGCAGACCATACGCGTTGATCAGGAAATGCCCAGGCTCGCCAGGCACTTCGACGGAAATATGATTGGCGATCATATCGGTCATGCCGTACACCGACACCAGCCGGTAACACGCGGCGAGTTCGACGCGTGCGTGCCACTCGTCGGCGGAGACCTTGTCTCTGATGGATGCGACGGTAAAGCCTGTTTTCAGCATCGTTACCTCCGGTCTGCGCGGCACGCTGCCGCGCCTGATTCAAGCAGTCACAAAATCAGAACAGATGCCGCATGCCCACCGCGACGATCATCTGATAAGCGGTCGCCGACGGCGTGATGCCGGCAATCGACGCCACCGCGGCCTGCCCCAGCGAATCGGTGCCCGACGCCTTCTGCATCGCGCTGAGGATGTAGATATCGGTCGACTTGGACAGGTTGTAGTCGGCGCCCAGATTGAGCTGCTGATAGTGCGCGCTGCTGGAACTGCTCATCGCGCCATTCACCGCGCCGCGCCTCGTGAAATCATAGGACACGCCAACGCGGAACGCCGGCGTGACCGACACGCGCAGACTGCCTTCGAAGTTGTCGAACGCGACGTCGCCGCTGTAGTGCAGCGGATTCAGGCTCGCATTGCTGCCGAGCCCCAACAGGCGTGTGTGGTTGTACGCACCGCCCACCAGCACGCTGCCGAACTTGTAGGTCGCCGCGGCGGCAATCGTATCGAGCGTCGACGCCGATGCGAAGCCGGCAATGACCGGGTTCGATTGCGGGGACGTGGCCGAGCCGAACGAGCCCATGTTGTTGCCGGTCGCCGACGCATTCGGGTTGTTGCCGAACATCGACGTATTCGGATTGCGGCCGTTCACATAGGCAAGCGCGGTGGAGAGCGCGCCCATCGCATAGCTGCCGCCGATCGACCAGACCTGGTTCGCGCCCATGCTGCCGGGCACGCCGCCGAAGCCATACACGGCGCCGACACGAAAGCCGTGCCACACAGGGCTCATGTACTTCAGCGAGTTGTTGATACGGCGCGAGTAGTCGACGTTGTCGTAGTCGTCCGGATGCGCGTTGAAGAAGCCCCAGTTGTACGCATACGTGAGCGGGTCGGTGAAATCGGTCATTGCGTCGCCCTGGCGGCCCAGCGTGACCTGTCCGGCCGATGCGCTCGCGAGGCCCACCCACGCCTGCCGTCCGAAGAACGAGCCGCCCTGTCCGATCGCGCCGCTATTCATGCTGAAGCCGCTTTCGAGCGTGAAGATCGCCTTCAGGCCACCACCGAGATCCTCCGCGCCCGTCAAGCCAAAGCGGCTCGCGCCGAGCGCCGAATTCGCGCCATCGAACTGCGCGACCTGATGATGGCCGACGGGGCCACCACCTGGACTCGTGCCGCTCGTCTGCGCATTCGTGATGTACGACACGTTGCCGGACACCACGCCATACAGCGTGACGCTGCTCTGCGCGAACGCGTTGCACGCACACGGCAACGCCAGCAAACCGGCCCATCTCCAAACCGTCTTCTCCATGTTCTCCTCCATCATTGTTGGTATCACTCGTGATGCGACGTCGATTCGACGCGACGGCCGAGCCGGTCAATACGCCGGCTTGAGTCCGTCGCGCGGCCAGTCGAGCCGCAGCAATTCACCGCGCGACGCGGCGGTCACATACGCATGCCGGCCATCGGGACCGCCGAAGCACAGATTGGTGACTGTCGGCTCATCGGGAATCGGCACGAATTCGACCAGCCCGCCTTGCGGCGAAATCACCGACAGCCCGCCCTGCGCAAGCGTCGCGACGACGACGTTGCCGTTCGCCTCGACCGCCAGCGAATCGAAGCGCGCGTAGTACGGCGGCGCGTACAACATCCGTCCGCCGTAGGGCTGCGTATGGCTTTTCTGCAGCCGCAGACGGCCGGGTGCTTCGATATCGAAGGCCCAGAGCCGGCAGGTATCGGTTTCGGCGACATAGAGCGTGCGTTCGTCCGGCGACAGGCCGATACCGTTCGGCGTAACGATCGGGAAAATCACCTCGTCGATCAACGAGCCGTCCGCGCGCGCGTAGTAGATGCCGCCGCGATCGCCGTCGCGCTCGCGGCGTTTGCCCTGATCGGTAAACCAGAAGCCGCCGTGCGAATCGAAGACCAGATCGTTCGGCCCGCGCAACGCATGCTCGCCGCAATGGCTGTACAGCACGCGTACTTCGCCGCTCGTCGGATCGACACGCTCGATGCGCCCGCCGACGTAATCGTCGGGTTGGCCCACCGGAAACAGCACGCCATGCACCGGTGTCCAGCGCATGCCGCCGTTGTTGCACACGTAGCACGCGCCATCCGGTCCGATCGCCGCGCCATTCGGCGAGCCTTCGAAGGTGGCGACCGTCTGCTTCGTGCCATCCGCGGCGATGCGCGTGAGCCGCTGATGCCGCAACTCGACGACCAGCACGCTGCCGTCGTCGCACCAGATCGGTCCTTCGGGAAAACCGAGTTCGTTGGCGATGATGTCCATGGCGTTCAGTCCTGTGCGGCGAGATCGACATCCTTCGTCTCACGGACCAGCAGCATGCCGATCACGAATACGATGGCCGAGCCGATCACCGGATACCAGAGTCCGTCGTACATGTTGCCGGTCTGTGCGACCACGGCGAGCGCGGCGGCCGGCGCGAGGCCGCTGCCGAGAATGTTGCCGACGTGGTACGGCAAGCTCATCGACGTATAGCGGATACGTGTGGGGAATATTTCGACCAGCATCGCCGCGATCGGGCCGTACACCATCGTCACGTAGATCACCAGCAGCGTCAGGATCGCGACGATCAGCGGCTTGTTCATCTGCGCCGGATCGGCGCGTGACGGATAGCCGGCGTGCGTGAGCACCGCGCCGAGCTGCTTGCGAAACGCGGCGAAGCGCTGCTGCGCGTCGGCGCTCGACAGGCCCTGCGCCGAGTACGACGGCAGCGTCTGACCGCCGATGCTGATCGACGCGGGGCCGCTCGCATCGACGATGTCGTAGCTGACGCCTTCGGCGGCGAGCGCCTGCTTGGCGACATCGCAGGAGCTGGTGAATTTCTTCAGCCCGGTCGGGTTGAACTGGAACGAGCACTCCGACGGATCGACGCTCACCGTGACGTGCGCACGTTGTTGCGCTGCCGCCATCGCCGGATTGGTCGCGGCGGTCAGCGCCTTGAACAATGGAAAGATCGTCAGCGTCGCGATCAGGATGCCGCCCATGATCACCGGCTTGCGGCCGATCCGGTCCGACAGCGCGCCAAACACGACGAAAAACGGTGTACCGAGCAGCAGCGCAATCACGATCAGAATGTTGGCGGTCAACGGATCGACCTTCAGCGCACCCGTCAGAAAGAACAGCGTATAGACCTGCCCCGTCACGCCAACCAATGCCTGGCCGAGCACCAGTCCGAACAGCGCGATCAGCACGATCTTCAGGTTCTTCCAGACGAGAAACGCCTCGCTGATCGGCGCCTTCGACAGGCGTCCTTCGGCTTTCATCTTCTGGAAGGTCGGCGATTCGTGCATCGCGAGCCGTACCCATACGCTCAGTGCGAGCGGAACGACCGAGATCAGGAACGGGATGCGCCAGCCATAGGCATCGAACGCCTCGCTGCTGAGCACGTAGCGCAGGCCGAGAATCACGATCAACGACATCGACAGGCCGATCGTCGTGGTGGTTTGCAGCCACGACGTGAACGCGCCGCGCTTGCCTGGCGGCGCGTGTTCGGCGAGGTAGGTTGCCGCGCCGCCGTATTCGCCGCCGACCGCGAGCCCCTGCAACAAACGCAGCGAAATCAGGATCACCGGCGCGGCAATTCCGATGTTTGCATAGGTCGGCAGAATACCGACCGCGAACGTCGACAGCCCCATGCACAGGATCGTCACCAGAAACGTGTACTTGCGTCCGACCAGATCGCCCAGCCGGCCGAACACCAGCGCGCCGAACGGCCGCATCACGAAGCCCGCGGAGAACGCGAGCAGCGCGAAGATCATCTGCGAGCCTTCGTCGAGGTTCGAGAAGAAATGCCGGCCGATGGAACTGGCCAGTCCGCCGTACAGGTAAAAGTCGTACCACTCGAACGCGGTGCCGACGCTGGCCGCGAAAATCAGTTTCTTGTCCGCGCGCGTGATGCCCGCGGCGGACGAGGATGCGCTCACCGGGTCCGCTCCGGAAATGGTTCGGGTCACAATCACTGTCTCCTATCGTTTTTTAATTTGGGCCGGCGCGCTTCGACGCGTTGCCGATGCATGTCGATGCATGTCGATGTTCCCGACGCGATATCAGAGGCCCGGCCGCGCAATCAGCGTGGCGTCGACTTCATTGAACGAGCACCGCCCCACCAGCGCGAGCGTGCGGTCCATCTCGTCGCGCAGCATCTCGAGCGCGCGGCTCACGCCCGCTTCTCCGCCCGCGCCGAGCCCATACAGCGCCGCCTTGCCGACCATCACCGCATCGGCGCCGAGCGCGATCGCCTTGACCACATCGGAGCCGCGCCG
Protein-coding regions in this window:
- a CDS encoding 2-hydroxyacid dehydrogenase — translated: MSEATRAAAPGRVSIIVACALPAHGLTRLSAAFDVHYAPDAARREHAIATWGTVVRGVVTNVATGWRAQWMDRLPALEIICAIGVGYESIDVAAARARGIAVTHGRGANTASVADHAIALLFAAVRGIVSNDRAMRAGEWNALRHAWPDLSGRRAGILGLGAIGMAIATRLAAFDMPISYHNRNPRGDVPFDYAPDAVVLAAAADFLFVCAPGGAATHGLVDARVLRALGPDGYLVNVGRGTVVDTAALAEALHARTIAGAALDVYAEEPAVPQRLLDAPNLVLSPHVAGLSPRAEEAYVDGIVANLSACFDGRALPTPVSGSDDR
- a CDS encoding class II aldolase/adducin family protein gives rise to the protein MLKTGFTVASIRDKVSADEWHARVELAACYRLVSVYGMTDMIANHISVEVPGEPGHFLINAYGLLYPEITASNLMKIDLDGNILSKPDLPYGFNRPGFVIHGAIHRGRADAKCIIHTHSRAGMALSALKCGLLPLTQTATRFAKVAYHEFQGISIDLDEQQSLIDDLGDAEVMVLRNHGLLAVGPTIAEAFNSMYRLELACKTQIDAMACNTELVIPSPDIVAKANAQWQPDVTRRYGVLEWPAMLRQLDWLDTSYKE
- a CDS encoding porin; translation: MEKTVWRWAGLLALPCACNAFAQSSVTLYGVVSGNVSYITNAQTSGTSPGGGPVGHHQVAQFDGANSALGASRFGLTGAEDLGGGLKAIFTLESGFSMNSGAIGQGGSFFGRQAWVGLASASAGQVTLGRQGDAMTDFTDPLTYAYNWGFFNAHPDDYDNVDYSRRINNSLKYMSPVWHGFRVGAVYGFGGVPGSMGANQVWSIGGSYAMGALSTALAYVNGRNPNTSMFGNNPNASATGNNMGSFGSATSPQSNPVIAGFASASTLDTIAAAATYKFGSVLVGGAYNHTRLLGLGSNASLNPLHYSGDVAFDNFEGSLRVSVTPAFRVGVSYDFTRRGAVNGAMSSSSSAHYQQLNLGADYNLSKSTDIYILSAMQKASGTDSLGQAAVASIAGITPSATAYQMIVAVGMRHLF
- a CDS encoding SMP-30/gluconolactonase/LRE family protein; this translates as MDIIANELGFPEGPIWCDDGSVLVVELRHQRLTRIAADGTKQTVATFEGSPNGAAIGPDGACYVCNNGGMRWTPVHGVLFPVGQPDDYVGGRIERVDPTSGEVRVLYSHCGEHALRGPNDLVFDSHGGFWFTDQGKRRERDGDRGGIYYARADGSLIDEVIFPIVTPNGIGLSPDERTLYVAETDTCRLWAFDIEAPGRLRLQKSHTQPYGGRMLYAPPYYARFDSLAVEANGNVVVATLAQGGLSVISPQGGLVEFVPIPDEPTVTNLCFGGPDGRHAYVTAASRGELLRLDWPRDGLKPAY
- a CDS encoding MFS transporter; amino-acid sequence: MVTRTISGADPVSASSSAAGITRADKKLIFAASVGTAFEWYDFYLYGGLASSIGRHFFSNLDEGSQMIFALLAFSAGFVMRPFGALVFGRLGDLVGRKYTFLVTILCMGLSTFAVGILPTYANIGIAAPVILISLRLLQGLAVGGEYGGAATYLAEHAPPGKRGAFTSWLQTTTTIGLSMSLIVILGLRYVLSSEAFDAYGWRIPFLISVVPLALSVWVRLAMHESPTFQKMKAEGRLSKAPISEAFLVWKNLKIVLIALFGLVLGQALVGVTGQVYTLFFLTGALKVDPLTANILIVIALLLGTPFFVVFGALSDRIGRKPVIMGGILIATLTIFPLFKALTAATNPAMAAAQQRAHVTVSVDPSECSFQFNPTGLKKFTSSCDVAKQALAAEGVSYDIVDASGPASISIGGQTLPSYSAQGLSSADAQQRFAAFRKQLGAVLTHAGYPSRADPAQMNKPLIVAILTLLVIYVTMVYGPIAAMLVEIFPTRIRYTSMSLPYHVGNILGSGLAPAAALAVVAQTGNMYDGLWYPVIGSAIVFVIGMLLVRETKDVDLAAQD